From Thermoleophilum album:
CCGACCTCACCGGCGGTCGCGTGTTGCGGGGGGCGCGCCGTTTTGTCGCGATCTCGCGTGTGCGCCGCTACCGCTTCGTCGACGATCCCGCGGCCAGCCACCTCGACCCGGTCGTCGGCGATCCCCGCTCGAACCGCTTTCTCAAGACCGTCGTGCCGTTCCTGCGCGAGCTAGAGCGGACACGTCGGTGAAGGCGCGGCCGTCAAAGGCGCGCGAACACGTTCAGTCCGAGCCGGTCGAGGAGCGCCAGCGCCTCGGCGTTGAGCCGCGCTAGCTCGTCGGTGTAGAGCAGCACCCCCATCGCTACCAGCACCACGCCGGCGAGGGTTGCCACCACGCGCCAGCGGTTGCGAAGGAAGCTAAAGAGGGGTGCGACGCGCGCGAAGGCGATGGCACAAAGGAGGAACGGCACGGCGAGACCGGCGGCGTAGGCGGCGAGGAGTAGTGCGCCGCGCGAGACGGTCGCCTCGGTGCTGGCGGCGGTGAGGATCGCGCCGAGCGTCGGGCCGGTGCACGGCAGCCAAGCCACGGCGAACGCCAGCCCTGCCACGACCGGCCCGCCTGTGCGCGCACCCTCGACGAGGCGGCGTGGGCGCCACTCGCGTCCCACCGCCGGCCACAGCGCGCTCGCCA
This genomic window contains:
- a CDS encoding cytochrome c biogenesis CcdA family protein, with product MVLAASGPDASVVAAFAVGFVSFISPCVLPLVPGYLSTISGVSFAELAAGRRRLAVLGPALVFCLSFSAMFVALGLTATGLGRLLQDHRALLEKVAGVAIVALGLLFVASALWPAVGREWRPRRLVEGARTGGPVVAGLAFAVAWLPCTGPTLGAILTAASTEATVSRGALLLAAYAAGLAVPFLLCAIAFARVAPLFSFLRNRWRVVATLAGVVLVAMGVLLYTDELARLNAEALALLDRLGLNVFARL